Proteins co-encoded in one Glandiceps talaboti chromosome 22, keGlaTala1.1, whole genome shotgun sequence genomic window:
- the LOC144452264 gene encoding general transcription factor IIH subunit 5-like, which yields MVHVTRGVLVECDPTMKQFLLHLDETNSMGKKFIIQDLDDTHVFISGEIVELLQEKIDELMDQHTFTVVQK from the exons ATGGTTCACGTAACAAGAGGTGTGTTGGTCGAGTG TGACCCTACAATGAAACAGTTTCTACTTCATCTTGATGAAACTAATTCTATGGGAAAGAAATTCATTATACAAGATTTGGACGACACTCACGTTTTCATTTCTGGTGAGATAGTTGAACTCCTTCAAGAGAAAATTGATGAACTCATGGATCAACACACTTTCACAGTAGTCCAGAAATAA